One region of Archocentrus centrarchus isolate MPI-CPG fArcCen1 chromosome 6, fArcCen1, whole genome shotgun sequence genomic DNA includes:
- the fam169b gene encoding protein FAM169B isoform X2, with translation MHNYTKHLPEAMYPVDLPAVDHKDLTSASERYLSSLESRPPGDEWFHSSHTSKVAITAANVSQLQLFEDGQPGCAVLALHPPDDPTQVVALYLHGKWWLLDDVLRTSSRSRSGLVSVQSLMERVIVFLLSQIMERPSLFSLHPPTESCKVLWRDSQAVGFYTVKHKVFRRFLQKHRQHRERLYEVEAPGGWTQRRNIWLNIQLGRYSLGTDEESSPTSGQTQRNPLKDASDPDPDPDSQRTCLLDLSMLGAPDGNTAVLLGATEQQIESCDPSRGGRSLSGELPGTGWSPAAQTDDLKSGPPTQPSNTTQALKSKASPSTKHHREEPEDMQNIPKRARIHELKQEHGQRLHSAAEPTEAVQTLN, from the exons ATGCATAACTACACCAAACATCTCCCAGAGGCCATGTACCCCGTAGACCTGCCCGCTGTGGATCACAAAGACCTGACATCTGCATCTGAGCGGTACCTGTCCTCTCTGGAGTCCAGGCCTCCTGGTGATGAGTGGTTTCACTCATCACACACCTCAAAG GTGGCAATAACAGCAGCAAATGTGAgccagctgcagctgtttgaggATGGGCAGCCTGGCTGCGCGGTGCTGGCCCTGCACCCCCCGGACGATCCAACACAAG TGGTTGCCCTCTACCTGCACGGGAAGTGGTGGCTTTTGGATGACGTCTTGCGGACGTCGAGCAGATCCAGAAGTGGTCTGGTGTCG GTGCAGTCTCTCATGGAGAGGGTGATTGTGTTCCTGCTCAGTCAGATAATGGAGAGGCCTTCACTGTTCTCCCTGCATCCCCCCACAGAGAGCTGCAAAGTGCTGTGGAGAGACAGCCAGGCGGTCGGCTTTTACACCGTCAAACACAAAG tgttCAGAAGGTTCCTGCAGAAGCACCGGCAGCATCGGGAGCGTCTGTACGAGGTGGAAGCTCCAGGGGGCTGGACTCAGCGGCGAAACATCTGGCTCAACATCCAGCTGGGACGCTACTCGCTCG GCACTGATGAGGAGAGCAGCCCAACATCAGGACAAACCCAGAGAAATCCCCTCAAGGACGCCTCTgaccctgaccctgaccctgacTCCCAGAGG ACTTGTTTACTGGACCTGAGCATGCTGGGAGCCCCTGATGGAAACACTGCAGTGCTTTTGGGCGCCACTGAGCAACAAATTGAATCTTGCGATCCAAGCCGAGGTGGACGGTCCCTGAGCGGCGAGCTCCCTGGTACAGGATGGAGCCCCGCAGCCCAAACCGACGATCTGAAATCTGGACCTCCCACTCAGCCCTCAAACACAACACAGGCTTTGAAATCCAAAGCCTCTCCATctacaaagcaccacagagAGGAACCAGAGGACATGCAGAACATTCCCAAACGAGCCAGAATACATGAGTTAAAACAGGAACACGGACAAAGACTGCATTCAGCAGCAGAGCCCACAGAGGCCGTTCAGACCCTTAACTGA
- the fam169b gene encoding protein FAM169B isoform X1, with translation MHNYTKHLPEAMYPVDLPAVDHKDLTSASERYLSSLESRPPGDEWFHSSHTSKVAITAANVSQLQLFEDGQPGCAVLALHPPDDPTQVVALYLHGKWWLLDDVLRTSSRSRSGLVSVQSLMERVIVFLLSQIMERPSLFSLHPPTESCKVLWRDSQAVGFYTVKHKGSLCDGRSSRCYLLPVLDTVLVRRSCRRRGFGLQMLEDFCSSFSTEEFLGVSSPLSPSMASVFRRFLQKHRQHRERLYEVEAPGGWTQRRNIWLNIQLGRYSLGTDEESSPTSGQTQRNPLKDASDPDPDPDSQRTCLLDLSMLGAPDGNTAVLLGATEQQIESCDPSRGGRSLSGELPGTGWSPAAQTDDLKSGPPTQPSNTTQALKSKASPSTKHHREEPEDMQNIPKRARIHELKQEHGQRLHSAAEPTEAVQTLN, from the exons ATGCATAACTACACCAAACATCTCCCAGAGGCCATGTACCCCGTAGACCTGCCCGCTGTGGATCACAAAGACCTGACATCTGCATCTGAGCGGTACCTGTCCTCTCTGGAGTCCAGGCCTCCTGGTGATGAGTGGTTTCACTCATCACACACCTCAAAG GTGGCAATAACAGCAGCAAATGTGAgccagctgcagctgtttgaggATGGGCAGCCTGGCTGCGCGGTGCTGGCCCTGCACCCCCCGGACGATCCAACACAAG TGGTTGCCCTCTACCTGCACGGGAAGTGGTGGCTTTTGGATGACGTCTTGCGGACGTCGAGCAGATCCAGAAGTGGTCTGGTGTCG GTGCAGTCTCTCATGGAGAGGGTGATTGTGTTCCTGCTCAGTCAGATAATGGAGAGGCCTTCACTGTTCTCCCTGCATCCCCCCACAGAGAGCTGCAAAGTGCTGTGGAGAGACAGCCAGGCGGTCGGCTTTTACACCGTCAAACACAAAG GCAGCCTGTGCGACGGCCGGAGCAGCCGCTGCTACCTGCTGCCTGTCCTGGACACCGTGCTGGtgaggaggagctgcaggaggcGAGGCTTCGGCCTTCAGATGCTGGAGGATTTCTGCTCCTCGTTCTCCACGGAGGAGTTTCTGGGAGTCAGCTCTCCATTATCCCCCAGCATGGCTTCag tgttCAGAAGGTTCCTGCAGAAGCACCGGCAGCATCGGGAGCGTCTGTACGAGGTGGAAGCTCCAGGGGGCTGGACTCAGCGGCGAAACATCTGGCTCAACATCCAGCTGGGACGCTACTCGCTCG GCACTGATGAGGAGAGCAGCCCAACATCAGGACAAACCCAGAGAAATCCCCTCAAGGACGCCTCTgaccctgaccctgaccctgacTCCCAGAGG ACTTGTTTACTGGACCTGAGCATGCTGGGAGCCCCTGATGGAAACACTGCAGTGCTTTTGGGCGCCACTGAGCAACAAATTGAATCTTGCGATCCAAGCCGAGGTGGACGGTCCCTGAGCGGCGAGCTCCCTGGTACAGGATGGAGCCCCGCAGCCCAAACCGACGATCTGAAATCTGGACCTCCCACTCAGCCCTCAAACACAACACAGGCTTTGAAATCCAAAGCCTCTCCATctacaaagcaccacagagAGGAACCAGAGGACATGCAGAACATTCCCAAACGAGCCAGAATACATGAGTTAAAACAGGAACACGGACAAAGACTGCATTCAGCAGCAGAGCCCACAGAGGCCGTTCAGACCCTTAACTGA
- the ldhd gene encoding putative D-lactate dehydrogenase, mitochondrial yields the protein MLLGRSPGRLLPALRRCLLHCRCIKSTNTASSAVGDGVVSAFRSICGEDGVSLGDAVREQHGKDESVHRCRPPDVVVFPRCVEEVSALAKVCHKHRLPIIPFGTGTGLEGGVGAVKGGVCFSLRNMDQVLDLHPEDFDVTVEPGVTRKVLNAYLRDTGLWFPVDPGADASLCGMAATSASGTNAVRYGTMRENVINLEVVLADGSIVHTAGKGRRPRKTSAGYNLTNLFVGSEGTLGIITKTTLRLYGIPEATVSAVCSFPSVQAAVDSTVQTLQAGVPIARIEFLDDVMIDACNRFSSLSYPVTPTLFLEFHGSERSLEEQVTTAEDITQSNGGSDFQWARDTETRNRLWKARHDAWYAAQALRPGCKAYSTDVCVPLSRLPQIIVETKEDLIENRLTGPIAGHVGDGNFHCLMVVDPSDLEEMHRVHLFTERLARRALAVDGTCTGEHGVGLGKRALLCEEMGPVGIRVMQSLKDTLDPNNLMNPGKILQRGEL from the exons ATGCTTCTCGGACGGAGCCCAGGCCGCCTGCTACCGGCTCTGCGGCGCTGCCTCCTGCACTGCCGCTGCATTAAGTCCACAAACACCGCCTCG aGTGCTGTTGGGGACGGCGTGGTCTCTGCCTTCAGGTCTATATGTGGCGAGGATGGAGTCTCACTGGGTGATGCTGTTAGAGAACAACACGGCAAAGATGAGTCTGTACACAG ATGCCGTCCTCCAGATGTGGTGGTGTTTCCACGTTGCGTGGAGGAGGTCAGCGCCTTGGCCAAGGTCTGCCACAAGCACCGCCTTCCCATCATCCCTTTTGGCACTGGGACTGGCTTGgagggaggggttggagctgtGAAG GGTGGTGTGTGCTTCAGTTTAAGGAACATGGACCAGGTTCTGGACCTCCACCCAGAGGACTTTGATGTGACGGTGGAGCCCGGTGTAACTCGAAAGGTCCTCAATGCATACCTGCGAGACACGGGCCTCTGGTTTCCTGTTG ATCCTGGAGCTGATGCATCTCTGTGCGGCATGGCTGCCACCAGTGCATCTGGCACTAATGCAGTTCGTTATGGGACTATGAGGGAAAACGTTATAAACCTGGAGGTGGTGCTGGCCGATGGGAGCATTGTGCACACCGCTGGGAAGGGCCGGCGTCCCAG GAAGACTTCAGCTGGCTATAACCTGACAAACCTGTTTGTAGGCTCAGAGGGTACCCTGGGGATCATCACTAAGACCACGTTACGCCTGTACGGCATCCCAGAGGCCACGGTGTCAGCCGTCTGTTCGTTTCCTTCCGTCCAGGCTGCCGTAGACAGCACGGTGCAGACCCTACAGGCCGGAGTCCCCATCGCTCGCATCG AGTTTCTGGATGATGTCATGATAGATGCGTGCAACAGGTTCAGCTCTCTGTCCTACCCCGTGACCCCGACTCTCTTCCTGGAGTTCCACGGCTCAGAGAGGAGCCTTGAGGAGCAGGTCACCACAGCCG AGGACATCACTCAGAGTAACGGAGGGTCAGACTTCCAGTGGGCTCGAGATACGGAAACACGGAATCGGTTGTGGAAAGCTCGTCATGACGCCTGGTACGCTGCTCAGGCTCTCAGACCGGGCTGCAAG gCCTACTCTACAGACGTGTGTGTCCCTCTGTCTCGACTGCCTCAAATTATTGTGGAGACAAAGGAGGACCTGATTGAGAACAGACTCACAG GTCCCATAGCAGGTCATGTGGGCGATGGGAATTTCCACTGTCTGATGGTGGTGGATCCCAGCGACCTGGAGGAGATGCACAGAGTCCACCTGTTCACCGAGAGACTGGCCAG GCGAGCCCTGGCCGTGGACGGTACGTGTACAGGAGAGCATGGAGTGGGTTTAGGAAAGAGGGCgctgctgtgtgaggagatgGGACCTGTGGGCATCCGGGTCATGCAGAGTCTCAAGGACACCCTCGACCCAAACAACTTGATGAATCCTGGGAAAATCCTGCAGCGAGGAGAGCTGTGA